In the Pogona vitticeps strain Pit_001003342236 chromosome 2, PviZW2.1, whole genome shotgun sequence genome, CCACACTTGCAACTGTACCTTTTTAATCTCCTAGAAACAAACTccacttctgtttaaaaaaaaggttcagaAGCAAACGTACAAACTGAACAAAATTTTGCAATGATAGCATATATGCATTAGAAGTATTTGTTTGCATTAGTTCATTCATGGAACTGATTTCAACCTTAGAGTGTCATTTTTTCATGGCATAGAGCATGAAAACACAATGTACAAATATTTCCTGGCCTTAATTGGAATGGATTTGCAAGTCTTGGCCCACAGGTCCCCAATAGCTACTGTGGGGGGTTCTCTGGAAAATCTAAATGGGAGACAAAGGCCTAAACATTACAGTTAATTAGTCATTATTTAAGTGTCTGACTGGCACAGTAGCACCTTATTATATCTCCAATACTTGGCAAATTACTTAGCATTCTTTTGTGATATTGTTCTGGATATAAACATAGATTTTGTTTGCAAGTATGACTGGTCAGTCATGAAGGTCAGCTCCAGTGATGTCTCTGAAATGGGGTTCAACTTCTAATGATAATCTATCATTTAGTTTGGCCCTCATTCTGGAGAGTGATGCCTGTGAGGAAAGGCAATTATCCTCGTTTCATGTTGATCGAGTGATTCACGAGGTGTTTGAGGGACTAGTGGTTGTTGCCCTTCTTGTCCTTTGTCTGTCCTACTCTTTCCCCAAAAGCCCTTCCTCACGTTCTTTGCCTGATAacaggcaacacaggctggccaCACTCCCGGATCTCTTGCTGACACATCTGGGTTTGGCAGGAGGCCCAGGGGCATGTTGAGCAGAGCTGGATATTGACTCAGCACAAACCGACCTCCAGTTTCCAGGAAGGGGAAGGGTTCCTGAGGCTTCCAAGTTCCCAGCTACCAACCCCCACTGCTAAGGTACATGGCCACTGAGAGTGACACTGCAGTTGCTGAATCATTGGCCATCTATTCCAAAGCATCCTCCACTACCTCTTATACTCCAGATGGGATTGCAGCCTACCTGGAACTCTAAACATATCCACACGGCAAAAGCAAGTAGCCCTAAAAACCTTATTCTCCCTGTTAAGATGATAAACCTGAATTGTATAATTTCAGACAGTGGTTGGAGGGTCATGGGAAAAAATATAAGGGGACAggagttttatacacagaagtttAACATGGGAGAAGAGTTCTCATCTTGCCTACTCCTGAGTTGCCAGTTTCTCTGAGTAGGATTCCACTTGCTAGCATGTCAGCATGCACATGTAACCTGTTCCCTAATGTGAATCTTCACCTTGAATCCAAAGGAGGGATCAGTAGATAAAGTAGATATTACACAGCAAATACATATTGAGGCCAAATTATTCTTTTATAGACAACCCATCATTGGAAAAGGAAATTCCTCACCTACCAAAAACATCTGCTTGTCACAGTAGGAGCCTTTCTCACCtctcatgctttgttttgtgactgttcTTCGGTTCTCAGCAATGAGCTTGCTTGAAAGTcctgagggtgtgatcagatggcttcAAGGGCCTGATCAGCTTTGAAATGGTAATGGGACCGGTCTCCCTTCAAGCGACCCTTCCACCTGCTGaagaattgctccagcccagcccccaaaagtagaagccatacagctggaccaaaaaggtccagcttgggcacagttCAAGGTTGTGTTGGAGCATGTTTCTGTgtgtgtcatgtgatcaccaggacACAGATCACACTGGACTTCTCCCTAAGCAGCCCAGATTGTGATCTACTACTCTATGGGATCATGCCCTAAGTTCTCAGATACAATGTTCTGTCAGAATCATGTCTCTGGAACTCTAATGTGATTGCAGCTGTGAAAATGAGTTATCTATAACATATCGTTTGCTGCATTGTCTGCGAACTTGAGGAAAGGATTGGCACTGGGTGGAATCCTTAACTCTTTCCTTTCTGGCCATTAAagaaaagtcttaaaattacTCTCCAGCTGCTTTTCCTTCAGTTTGCTGAAATGTGTGTTTTTCCACTGGCAATGGAGATTTTAGAGAACACAGCCAGAGCCCCATGACAAAGAATGCTGCTGAAGGAAAGGCTGAGCCTATGAGGAAAGGGCCTTCCTGCGCAGCAGGGCCAAGGCTAAGGAAACAGCTTTACTTTAGCTCGCCTGCTTTCTTCTCTTGTTCCTTTGTAGAGGTTCAAATATCTGCCTAGGCCTACCTAAAACTGATACTGTACTTGAACTTGGGGAGATTGAGACTGAGAGTCAAATTCACTAAGCAAAAAAATGATGTATCCAGGAGCCTCAGGAGTGCTCTGTAAAAACAAGGTGATCTCCACATCACAAGGTCTCCTCAAGGGAGATGGGCCAAGAGGATGGGTGTCTTTCCAGCCAGCCCTCGCCTTGGAACTGCGCTTGCTTGTATCCCTGCTATCCCCTCTCTGTGGCCATTCCAGAAACAAGCTGAGTTGGGAACAGGAAGAGCAGTGTCCCCTTCCTACTCTCTCCCTCATGTCCCCTGTGTTTTGTGGCACCAAATTGGCATGAAGGGTCTGTGTTTCTCTCTCCATCCCTTTGTGGGCCCGCAAAAACACATGGAGCCCCAAAGCCACGCACTTGGCCTCGTAAAATCACAGCAGCCCTAATATCATAGCCTATCCAATGGCTTTTGGTCTCGCCACAAGCATCCTCAGAAAGGACATTCCTTCATCCATCAATGTTGGCTTGATCTACTAGGATGGTGGTCTGCATGGGGGAGGGGCAGATGGGGAGGTGATGGTCACACAGCTAGATAAGCCCTCTTCCATCATCGTGGCTCATGTGCCCCCAGTACAGCCACGGGCTCTACTGTCACCTGTTCCAGTTTTATGGGGGCTGATGGAGAGGGAGTCCTTGGGGTCCCATTGCAGGGGGGCTCTGTATCAAGAGCCTCTCCTCCGGCCAACTTGGCCTGGTCACTCAGCAGCTTGACAAGGAAGTTGATATATTTCATGGCTAGACGAAGGATCTCATTTTTGCTCAACTTTTTGTCAGGCGGGTGGGTAGGGATGAGTTTCCGGAGCTCCGCAAAGGCACCATTCACATTCTGTTGACGCCACCGCTCCCGGCTGTTGGTGAAGACCCGACGTGCCACCTTCTGAGGCTGAAGACCTGGGCAGATAAGTGGGAAAAGAGAGGTGGGTAAAGCATATTTGCAAATGCATAAACTGAGATGTGGATGGGAGAGACATGGGTTTCCACGTTAGCAGCCAGACCCATCAGCAACAATTTCAAaatggtgtctctgtgtgtgtacatgacagagagagattgggagagagagagagagagagagagagagagagagagtcaccaTCACTCAGTGGTGATATAAAGGCCAATGTGTGAATTCCAGCAGAAGCTCTTGAACACAcaaggtaacaacaacaacaacaacaacaacaacaacaacaacaacaacaacaacaacaacaacaacaacaacaacaacaacaacaacaacaacaacaacaacaacgaaatcTAGGTTTCTTCTGAACATGTCTTAATGTCATACCCTGAAGCCATGAGACTGAATCCCAAAATTTAGAGTTGCTGGGCTGGCAACTTTTAATTCCTTTGAGAGGTCAGGTCCAAAACCTTAGATCCAGAGAACAGGCCCCCAAATCCAAGACTTTACAACCCGTGTCGCACCTCAGCTGAATTTACTATGCAGTCTTTCTTGCACCTACTCACCCTCTGTCATGTCCTGTTCAAAATGGCTTGGTCGGCGTTTGAGGCGGTTGCTGGGGAAAAGGCCAAACGCTCCAGAGCTGCCAATGTAGatgctagagagagagaaaaaaagggggttgaACTAGTTCTTTTAGGGTTACAGTTGATAGGTACAGTTGATAAATAATGACAGGGAGACTCATATAAACACATGCACATTAATTCCATATGATGATTAGTGTGGATTGCATTGCCAAGCAAGAGCTGGTTAGCTCAAGATAAAAGTATTCTTGTTACTCATTTCATAAAAATTCCTCACCCTGTATTCAGGTCTGAATAACTGCTGCCCCTGCCacacattttccccctctttcttcatcacatttccagaGTAATTCTCATAATACAAAAGAGATATTTGTCTCCTTCTGCTATCCTGGGCAAAGTTAATTCCTGGAATAAAAGCTATCTCATTCACAGAAATGATTTATTAACATAGGAACagaagaggagccctgctggatcaggccaagggcccatctagtccagctccctgtatctcacggtggccccaccagaggcctctgagAGCACATGAAaccactagatacctgtctcctgatactactccccctgcatttggcattttgtggtaccttccttttaaacctggagattatacactcccatcatggcttgtaatttGCAATtgactttttttccagaaatctgtccaatcccctttccaAGGCATcgaggccagatgccatcaccacatcctgaagaaaggagttctacagactaaTAGCATGCTGAGTAAATAAAtagtttcttttgtctgttctcactctcccaaacactcaatttgagtggatgtcccctggttctggtattgtgtgagagggaaaagagcttccctctagccactttatccatcccctgcataatttgatatatctcaatcatgtccccccacCCCttaggtgccttttctctagactataaagccccaaatgctgtagcctttcatCATAAAGGAGATTCCctgcccagtcatcattttagtcgctcccctctgcaccttttccagttccagtaTGTCTTTTTtaaggtgcggcaaccagaactgtatgcaatactccaggtgcggctttaccagcattttgtacaattgcATTATAATGCTGACTATTTTATTTTCgatcccctttttaatgagatGTAGCacggaattggccttcttcactgccgccgcacactgggttgacactttagCTGATCCATAACAGAcacagctgataactaaagtcttaatttttttttttgccccaatgtgcattactttacattttcttataatgaaatgcatttgccattttgctgcccattctcccagtttggagagatccttctggagctcttcacaatcccttctggtcttcaccactcagaaaagttttgtgtcatctgcaaacttggccaccttaCTGCTTATCTCTGTCTtcaggtcattgatgaacaggttgaaaagcaccggtcccatgGACACCTACTCTCAATCCATGAGAGGACCTGCTCTCTTATCCTCTGACTGTGGAGTTGTCTCCTATACTAAATTTGGCCTCCGGGACCTCACAGCTACATTTCCCCATGTCGTTGGTGCCAACATGCACCACCAGTGCTACCTCATCCCCAGCACTCTCTACCAGTTTATCCAGATGAGATGTGATGTCCGCAACCTTTGCACCAGGCAAGCAAGTCATTGTGCAGTCCTCACAACAGTCACAAACCTCTCGCTCTATGTTCCTGACAATCGAATCGCCTACTACCagaagcccccctccccacaaggaAGTATCCTCAGTGCAACTGGATACTGTAGAAGGG is a window encoding:
- the LYL1 gene encoding protein lyl-1 — protein: MKSEDKMMEKLKSPPPPPASEQPDPPPPVSPAPLSSPTSGEEERETTPPPTSPVSSPPQTKGSPLSEAPPTSLPHNIPVISLGYSKPHPPHTEVPTTQLTALHPIPNFLQFSAVPPGPPPPPMPLPGVRSPLLAPQYPPHPFLNSIYIGSSGAFGLFPSNRLKRRPSHFEQDMTEGLQPQKVARRVFTNSRERWRQQNVNGAFAELRKLIPTHPPDKKLSKNEILRLAMKYINFLVKLLSDQAKLAGGEALDTEPPCNGTPRTPSPSAPIKLEQVTVEPVAVLGAHEPR